A single Denticeps clupeoides chromosome 7, fDenClu1.1, whole genome shotgun sequence DNA region contains:
- the LOC114793705 gene encoding E3 ubiquitin-protein ligase RNF14-like: MDPGGAQEDELLALSSICGPDEFVRSGASPAGVFRVRPQLRREFTSVLKKGDRQTEHCLSFLPPVVVTFELPADYPAGSAPVFTLSCLWLSASQLSTVRKHLGELWQDSGGGVVLFSWFQFLREDLLNLLSIDSRLEIHCPELPDDVANNEESHQPQASPITGPTGPLLWQELVRYNEECKQKEFAGHVHDCEICFTQKYGLECHRFTGCGHVFCKECICDLMSIHIKEGRVSMLTCPAVDCTSVVTPLQVKELVGEEMFARYDQFLLQSTIDSMSDVVYCPRKTCSAVVLLDTDDTWALCPSCAFPFCTKCREVYHGVSQCRTRKDSLDEESEEEEEERGSSVSSPENKGGQSKPVVPYVPLPLDLDSRMALWKDYELSSKERKKYLETVYGRIALRKGLADVPKLWLKENVKKCPKCHIRIEKNGGCNFMSCTKCPTHFCWLCLAILDINDHGSSHFKSKKTDCTL, encoded by the exons ATGGACCCTGGCGGGGCGCAGGAGGACGAGCTGCTGGCGCTGTCGAGCATCTGCGGTCCGGACGAGTTCGTCCGCAGCGGAGCGTCCCCGGCCGGCGTGTTCCGGGTCCGCCCGCAGCTCCGGCGTGAGTTTACATCCGTGCTGAAAAAAG GTGACAGACAGACGGAACACTGCTTATCCTTCCTGCCCCCCGTGGTCGTGACCTTTGAACTTCCGGCGGACTATCCCGCTGGCTCCGCCCCCGTCTTCACGTTGTCCTGCCTGTGGCTCTCGGCCAGTCAA CTCTCCACTGTGCGTAAGCATCTGGGAGAACTTTGGCAGGACAGCGGGGGTGGGGTTGTCCTCTTCTCCTGGTTCCAGTTCCTGAGAGAGGACCTCCTGAACCTCCTCTCGATCGACTCCCGCTTGGAGATCCACTGCCCAGAGCTGCCCGACGACGTGGCAAACAATGAGGAAAGCCACCAACCTCAGGCCAGCCCCATAACTGGCCCGACTGGTCCGCTGCTCTGGCAAGAGCTTGTCCGATACAATGAGGAGTGCAAGCAGAAAGAATTCGCCGGACACGTGCATGACTGCGAGATCTGCTTCACGCAGAAGTACGGCCTGGAGTGCCATCGGTTCACAGGGTGTGGCCACGTCTTCTGTAAAGAGTGCATATGTGACCTTATGAGCATACATATCAAGGAAGGACGAGTGTCCATGCTAACCTGTCCTGCAGTAGACTGCACCTCTGTGGTCACGCCCTTGCAG GTGAAGGAACTGGTCGGGGAAGAAATGTTTGCTCGTTACGACCAGTTCCTGCTGCAGAGCACGATTGACTCCATGTCCGACGTGGTGTACTGTCCACGCAAAACCTGCAGCGCGGTCGTCCTCCTGGACACCGATGACACGTGGGCCCTCTGCCCATCCTGCGCTTTTCCCTTCTGCACAAAGTGTCGTGAGGTTTACCATGGAGTGTCCCAGTGCAGGACAAGAAAGGACAGCTTAGATGAGGAAAgcgaagaggaggaagaagaaagaggcTCCAGTGTGTCTTCTCCAGAGAATAAAGGCGGACAGTCTAAACCAGTAGTTCCATATGTGCCTCTTCCATTGGACTTGG ACTCTCGTATGGCCCTCTGGAAAGACTATGAGTTGTCTAGTAAAGAGAGGAAGAAATACTTGGAAACGGTGTATGGGAGAATCGCACTCCGGAAGGGCCTGGCTGATGTGCCCAAACTCTGGCTGAAGGAGAATGTCAAAAAGTGTCCCAAATGTCATATAAGAAtagag AAGAACGGTGGCTGCAATTTTATGTCCTGCACCAAGTGTCCTACTCATTTCTGCTGGTTGTGCCTTGCCATTTTGGACATCAACGACCATGGTTCTAGTCACTTTAAATCCAAAAAAACGGACTGCACCTTGTAG
- the LOC114793707 gene encoding ADP-ribosylation factor-like protein 4D isoform X2 yields MRLKLLDDGTATFTATGSSTQKAETTNPEIVFFAEGSAALLLKCVNAGRFTLTVELSDMGNQQIDLSPTPHVAMVGLDSAGKTTILYRMKFNDFLQAIPTKGFNHEDIIFGRSKSISLGVWDVGGQEKLRPLWRSYLRHMDGLVFVVDSNDKERLEEAKVEFQRIAQAPESQGLPILVLANKQDLPQALSVFDVEKALRLCELGSDTMYHTEACNAMDWNALNHGLEKLHEMILKNKKKKRRTRKWR; encoded by the exons ATGCGCCTTAAATTACTGGACGACGGGACCGCGACGTTCACCGCGACAGGATCCTCGACACAAAAAGCCGAGACAACAAACCCAGAAATTGTCTTCTTTGCCGAAG GTTCTGCTGCTCTCCTTCTGAAGTGTGTGAATGCTGGCAGATTCACGCTGACAGTAGAACTTTCCGACATGGGAAATCAGCAGATAGACCTTTCCCCCACCCCTCACGTTGCGATGGTTGGACTCGACTCTGCCGGCAAAACCACGATTCTGTACAGGATGAAATTCAATGACTTTTTGCAGGCTATTCCCACCAAAGGGTTCAATCACGAGGACATCATTTTTGGCAGATCTAAGTCTATTAGCTTAGGGGTCTGGGATGTTGGAGGACAGGAGAAGCTGCGTCCCCTGTGGAGGTCCTACCTTCGGCACATGGATGGACTGGTTTTTGTGGTGGACTCTAATGACAAAGAGCGTCTGGAGGAGGCTAAGGTGGAGTTCCAGAGGATTGCACAAGCTCCAGAAAGCCAGGGTTTGCCAATTCTGGTTCTGGCCAACAAGCAGGACCTGCCCCAGGCACtctctgtttttgatgtggaaaAGGCACTAAGACTTTGTGAACTTGGCTCAGACACGATGTATCACACAGAGGCCTGCAATGCAATGGACTGGAATGCCCTGAACCATGGCTTGGAGAAACTTCATGAGATGATTCTcaaaaataagaagaagaagaggagaactAGGAAATGGAGATGA
- the LOC114793707 gene encoding ADP-ribosylation factor-like protein 4D isoform X1 — MRLKLLDDGTATFTATGSSTQKAETTNPEIVFFAEAGSAALLLKCVNAGRFTLTVELSDMGNQQIDLSPTPHVAMVGLDSAGKTTILYRMKFNDFLQAIPTKGFNHEDIIFGRSKSISLGVWDVGGQEKLRPLWRSYLRHMDGLVFVVDSNDKERLEEAKVEFQRIAQAPESQGLPILVLANKQDLPQALSVFDVEKALRLCELGSDTMYHTEACNAMDWNALNHGLEKLHEMILKNKKKKRRTRKWR, encoded by the exons ATGCGCCTTAAATTACTGGACGACGGGACCGCGACGTTCACCGCGACAGGATCCTCGACACAAAAAGCCGAGACAACAAACCCAGAAATTGTCTTCTTTGCCGAAG CAGGTTCTGCTGCTCTCCTTCTGAAGTGTGTGAATGCTGGCAGATTCACGCTGACAGTAGAACTTTCCGACATGGGAAATCAGCAGATAGACCTTTCCCCCACCCCTCACGTTGCGATGGTTGGACTCGACTCTGCCGGCAAAACCACGATTCTGTACAGGATGAAATTCAATGACTTTTTGCAGGCTATTCCCACCAAAGGGTTCAATCACGAGGACATCATTTTTGGCAGATCTAAGTCTATTAGCTTAGGGGTCTGGGATGTTGGAGGACAGGAGAAGCTGCGTCCCCTGTGGAGGTCCTACCTTCGGCACATGGATGGACTGGTTTTTGTGGTGGACTCTAATGACAAAGAGCGTCTGGAGGAGGCTAAGGTGGAGTTCCAGAGGATTGCACAAGCTCCAGAAAGCCAGGGTTTGCCAATTCTGGTTCTGGCCAACAAGCAGGACCTGCCCCAGGCACtctctgtttttgatgtggaaaAGGCACTAAGACTTTGTGAACTTGGCTCAGACACGATGTATCACACAGAGGCCTGCAATGCAATGGACTGGAATGCCCTGAACCATGGCTTGGAGAAACTTCATGAGATGATTCTcaaaaataagaagaagaagaggagaactAGGAAATGGAGATGA
- the LOC114793990 gene encoding transmembrane protein 106B-like isoform X2 codes for MVPPRHAVLQKQEAGTTRESVSRLGQRGQRGHAPLRSSLVSMGASQSQRAEDTGPILAQEETPKSQERQASADTVNCPTCQGTGRIPRGQEDKLVAVIPCTDQRLRPRHTVSLSDLAVNSAYVVFTPAATNITIFNSLNISNDNFATVEASELDVRVFYLETVVGSTKVANVTKVKPRSEKMYNFEVFISLTDIGINKYCKSTSTKIRIIFFKLQISMTVFFLAHYEQLSLDTFEYIDCGTNTTTPHVSSRSK; via the exons ATGGTTCCGCCGCGTCACGCGGTTCTCCAGAAGCAGGAAGCAGGGACGACTCGGGAAAGCGTTAGTCGGCTGGGACAGCGGGGACAGCGGGGACATGCACCGCTGAG GTCGTCCCTGGTCAGCATGGGGGCTTCTCAGAGTCAGCGAGCGGAGGACACCGGGCCCATACTGGCACAGGAGGAGACGCCAAAGTCCCAGGAACGTCAGGCGTCGGCAGACACTGTCAACTGTCCCACCTGTCAGGGGACAGGCCGCATCCCACGAG GCCAAGAGGACAAGCTGGTTGCCGTCATTCCTTGCACCGACCAGAGACTAAGACCGAGGCACAC CGTCAGCCTCTCAGACCTGGCTGTAAACTCTGCCTACGTTGTCTTCACACCTGCTGCGACCAACATTACAATCTTT AACTCATTGAACATCAGCAATGATAACTTTGCCACAGTGGAGGCCTCAGAACTGGACGTGCGGGTTTTCTACCTGGAAACAGTTGTTGGTTCAACCAAAGTTGCCAACGTCACCAAAGTCAAACCACGTTCTGAAAAGATG TACAACTTTGAAGTTTTTATCAGCCTCACTGACATTGGGATTAA CAAATACTGCAAGTCAACATCAACCAAAATCCggataatattttttaaactacA GATATCTATGACCGTATTCTTCTTGGCACATTACGAGCAGCTGTCCTTGGACACGTTCGAGTACATTGACTGCGGCACCAACACTACCACACCCCACGTTTCCAGCCGCAGCAAATGA
- the LOC114793990 gene encoding transmembrane protein 106B-like isoform X1 produces the protein MVPPRHAVLQKQEAGTTRESVSRLGQRGQRGHAPLRSSLVSMGASQSQRAEDTGPILAQEETPKSQERQASADTVNCPTCQGTGRIPRGQEDKLVAVIPCTDQRLRPRHTKFYVCLSVGVCLLISGLVLFFLFPRSVSLSDLAVNSAYVVFTPAATNITIFNSLNISNDNFATVEASELDVRVFYLETVVGSTKVANVTKVKPRSEKMYNFEVFISLTDIGINKYCKSTSTKIRIIFFKLQISMTVFFLAHYEQLSLDTFEYIDCGTNTTTPHVSSRSK, from the exons ATGGTTCCGCCGCGTCACGCGGTTCTCCAGAAGCAGGAAGCAGGGACGACTCGGGAAAGCGTTAGTCGGCTGGGACAGCGGGGACAGCGGGGACATGCACCGCTGAG GTCGTCCCTGGTCAGCATGGGGGCTTCTCAGAGTCAGCGAGCGGAGGACACCGGGCCCATACTGGCACAGGAGGAGACGCCAAAGTCCCAGGAACGTCAGGCGTCGGCAGACACTGTCAACTGTCCCACCTGTCAGGGGACAGGCCGCATCCCACGAG GCCAAGAGGACAAGCTGGTTGCCGTCATTCCTTGCACCGACCAGAGACTAAGACCGAGGCACAC GAAGTTCTACGTCTGCCTCTCTGTGGGTGTATGCCTTCTCATCAGCGGACTggtcctcttcttcctcttccctcGCAGCGTCAGCCTCTCAGACCTGGCTGTAAACTCTGCCTACGTTGTCTTCACACCTGCTGCGACCAACATTACAATCTTT AACTCATTGAACATCAGCAATGATAACTTTGCCACAGTGGAGGCCTCAGAACTGGACGTGCGGGTTTTCTACCTGGAAACAGTTGTTGGTTCAACCAAAGTTGCCAACGTCACCAAAGTCAAACCACGTTCTGAAAAGATG TACAACTTTGAAGTTTTTATCAGCCTCACTGACATTGGGATTAA CAAATACTGCAAGTCAACATCAACCAAAATCCggataatattttttaaactacA GATATCTATGACCGTATTCTTCTTGGCACATTACGAGCAGCTGTCCTTGGACACGTTCGAGTACATTGACTGCGGCACCAACACTACCACACCCCACGTTTCCAGCCGCAGCAAATGA